In Persephonella hydrogeniphila, a genomic segment contains:
- the rpoC gene encoding DNA-directed RNA polymerase subunit beta' — protein MPFESIRLSLASPERIREWSHGEVKKPETLNYRTLKPEKDGLFCAKIFGPVKDYECLCGKYKKKKYEGTICDRCGVEVTRSDVRRERFGHIELASPVAHIWYLKSTPSKIGNLLGLTSRDIERVIYFESYLIVEHPEEEEEEAFENDPNTIPLMDGALTKYVKLYVKSEEEFREAYEYEHSEKYEYGMGAEKVKDILSRLDLEAYANKLRKEMKSYAIGFDELGPEFKQSQERLYKKVITEIARRFSEVGLKFGETIPTDKEIDAVLTKEYYLIIDPKDTPLLKGQIVHEEELKDLIAQYGEDGFVYDKGPSALEKLYKDYREEHPDIPIFEVIKDSVRQTILKEVAEQKLKKLVRRLRLIEGFIKSGNRPEWMILDVIPVIPPDLRPLIPLDGGRFATSDLNDLYRRVINRNNRLKRLIELDAPEIIIRNEKRMLQEAVDALIDNGRRGRIVTQNNRPLKSLSDSLRGKQGRFRQNLLGKRVDYSGRSVIVVGPELEMHQCGLPKIMALELFKPFIYRRLEEKGYATSIKNAKRMVQEKAPEVWECLEEVVKQHPVLLNRAPTLHRMSVQAFEPVLVEGKAIKLHPLVCPPFNADFDGDQMAVHVPLSVEAQIESYVLMLSTQNILSPAHGKPITMPSQDIILGAYYMTQVVEGSKGEGKLFANEDEAILAYDLGKVDLLAKIKVRKDGEIVETTVGRLIFNKVLPEGFRFVNEPLDKKKISKLISEIYEQFGNEITAQTLDKLKELGFEYAAKAGVSISADDLVVPKNKWEIIRKAEEEAEKVWKQYVDGIITKGERHNKIIDIWSQTTNEVTRLLFEELEKTERIENGKKYPGIFNPIYMMALSGARGNRDQIRQLAGMRGLMAKHSGEFIETPIRSNFKEGLTIVEYFISTYGTRKGLADTALKTAVAGYLTRRLVDVAQDVIITNDDCGTLNGLDVSAIIEGGEIVVPLKDRIVGRYAAEDIYDPYTEELIVAAGEEIDEDKAQAIENAGIEEVKIRSVLTCEQKRGVCAKCYGRDLSQKKLVDIGEAVGIIAAQSIGEPGTQLTMRTFHIGGAATAKAVQTKHVASVEGTVKLLNVKTVTDKEGKVLVINRDGAIKILDEEGKIKERFPVPYGGILKVKDGQKVKPGDVLVEWDPFSIPIIAEKSGTLELRDVILDVTLREERDNITGKTIMDISFMRPKDAVLHTPRMVVKGEDGKEYSYDLPVNTIIMLSRNDLETKWDRCLACSEAEEADVYHNYLQVKPGYKVQAGDIIAKIPRETAKVRDIVGGLPRVEELLEAREPKNKAIVSEIDGIVRIYEDAEDIIVYNPITGQSATYDVPKDALVLVKNGQHVNEGQMLTDDGSVKAEFEGIVRLKSKGVKVIVFNKDTGLQREYSIAKGKFIIVKDGETVKAGDPLTDGTPNPHDILRIMGPEELAKFLVKEVQMVYRMQGVEINDKHFEVIIRQILRKVKIVDPGDSRFLLNEIVDKVDLDEEIQRIIEEGGKPPKAEPVLVGITKASLSTRSWISAASFQETTRVLADAAVEGKEDKLEGLKENVIIGNIVPAGTGIRQYAEIEAIIPREEIEKLSE, from the coding sequence ATGCCATTTGAAAGTATAAGACTTTCTCTTGCTTCTCCAGAAAGGATTAGAGAGTGGTCTCACGGAGAAGTTAAGAAACCAGAAACGCTTAATTACAGAACTTTAAAACCGGAAAAAGATGGTCTTTTCTGTGCAAAAATATTCGGTCCAGTCAAAGATTATGAATGTCTTTGTGGAAAATACAAGAAGAAAAAATACGAAGGAACAATATGTGATAGATGCGGAGTAGAGGTAACCAGATCTGATGTTAGAAGAGAAAGATTTGGTCATATAGAGCTTGCTTCTCCAGTAGCGCATATCTGGTATTTAAAATCAACACCTTCCAAGATAGGGAATCTATTAGGTCTCACCTCAAGGGATATAGAAAGGGTTATATACTTTGAGTCTTATCTCATTGTTGAGCATCCAGAAGAGGAAGAAGAAGAAGCCTTTGAAAATGATCCAAATACAATTCCTCTTATGGATGGGGCACTAACAAAGTATGTGAAGCTGTATGTAAAATCTGAGGAGGAGTTCAGAGAAGCCTACGAATATGAGCATTCAGAAAAATATGAATACGGAATGGGAGCTGAAAAAGTCAAAGATATCCTTTCGAGATTAGACCTTGAGGCTTATGCAAATAAACTGAGAAAAGAGATGAAATCCTATGCTATAGGATTTGATGAACTTGGACCTGAGTTCAAACAATCTCAAGAAAGGCTTTATAAAAAGGTAATAACAGAGATAGCAAGAAGATTTTCAGAGGTGGGACTTAAGTTTGGAGAGACAATCCCTACAGATAAAGAGATAGATGCAGTACTAACAAAAGAGTATTATTTGATAATAGATCCTAAAGATACACCTTTGTTGAAGGGTCAGATAGTACACGAGGAAGAACTTAAAGATCTCATTGCCCAGTACGGAGAAGATGGATTTGTTTATGATAAAGGTCCTTCAGCATTAGAAAAACTCTACAAAGATTACAGAGAAGAACATCCGGATATTCCTATTTTTGAGGTTATAAAGGATAGTGTAAGACAGACCATACTAAAGGAAGTTGCAGAACAAAAACTAAAAAAATTGGTAAGAAGACTCAGACTTATAGAAGGATTCATAAAGTCAGGGAACAGACCTGAATGGATGATACTTGATGTTATTCCAGTAATACCACCTGATTTGAGACCTCTTATACCGCTTGACGGAGGAAGATTTGCAACATCAGATCTTAATGATCTTTACAGAAGAGTAATAAATAGAAATAACAGATTAAAAAGGCTTATAGAGCTTGATGCACCGGAGATAATAATAAGAAACGAAAAAAGGATGCTTCAGGAAGCTGTAGATGCACTTATAGACAACGGTAGAAGGGGAAGGATAGTTACCCAGAACAACAGACCTTTAAAATCCCTTTCAGACTCATTAAGAGGAAAACAGGGAAGATTTAGACAGAATCTGCTTGGTAAGAGGGTAGACTATTCAGGAAGATCAGTTATCGTTGTTGGACCAGAATTAGAGATGCATCAGTGCGGACTTCCTAAAATAATGGCTCTTGAGCTGTTTAAGCCGTTTATATACAGAAGATTAGAAGAAAAAGGGTATGCAACATCCATAAAAAATGCCAAAAGGATGGTTCAGGAAAAAGCCCCTGAAGTATGGGAATGTCTTGAAGAAGTTGTAAAACAGCACCCAGTTCTTTTAAACAGGGCTCCAACACTTCATAGGATGTCTGTTCAGGCATTTGAACCGGTGCTTGTTGAGGGAAAAGCCATAAAACTCCATCCACTTGTATGTCCTCCGTTTAATGCAGACTTTGATGGAGACCAGATGGCTGTTCACGTTCCTCTTTCTGTAGAGGCTCAGATAGAATCTTATGTTCTTATGCTTTCTACCCAGAACATTCTTTCACCTGCCCATGGAAAACCAATAACAATGCCTTCACAGGATATAATTCTTGGTGCTTACTATATGACACAGGTAGTAGAAGGAAGTAAAGGAGAAGGTAAGCTTTTTGCAAATGAAGATGAAGCGATACTTGCCTATGATCTTGGTAAGGTAGACCTTCTTGCAAAAATAAAGGTAAGGAAAGACGGTGAAATTGTAGAAACTACAGTTGGAAGATTAATATTTAATAAAGTTCTCCCTGAAGGCTTCAGATTTGTTAATGAACCTCTGGACAAAAAGAAAATATCAAAACTTATATCTGAGATATATGAGCAGTTTGGAAACGAGATCACAGCACAAACACTTGATAAACTAAAAGAGTTAGGATTTGAATACGCTGCAAAAGCTGGAGTTTCTATATCTGCAGATGATCTTGTGGTACCAAAAAACAAATGGGAGATCATAAGAAAAGCAGAAGAAGAAGCAGAGAAAGTATGGAAACAGTATGTTGATGGAATTATTACAAAAGGGGAGAGACACAATAAGATTATCGATATATGGTCACAAACTACAAATGAAGTAACAAGACTTCTGTTTGAAGAACTTGAAAAAACAGAAAGGATAGAAAACGGTAAAAAATATCCGGGAATATTCAATCCTATCTATATGATGGCATTATCCGGTGCAAGGGGTAACAGAGATCAGATAAGGCAGCTTGCTGGAATGCGTGGTCTGATGGCAAAACACTCAGGAGAATTCATAGAAACACCAATCAGATCTAACTTTAAAGAAGGGCTTACAATTGTTGAGTACTTCATATCAACATACGGAACGAGAAAAGGTCTTGCAGATACAGCCCTAAAAACAGCTGTAGCAGGATACCTTACAAGAAGACTTGTTGATGTTGCACAGGATGTAATCATAACAAACGATGACTGTGGAACACTTAACGGCCTTGATGTCTCTGCAATTATTGAAGGAGGAGAGATTGTTGTACCCCTTAAAGATAGGATTGTTGGAAGATACGCAGCAGAAGATATATATGACCCATATACAGAGGAACTCATTGTTGCAGCGGGAGAAGAAATAGACGAAGATAAGGCTCAGGCTATAGAAAACGCAGGTATAGAAGAAGTAAAAATAAGATCCGTACTGACCTGTGAGCAGAAAAGAGGAGTCTGTGCAAAATGTTACGGAAGAGATCTTTCACAGAAAAAACTTGTTGATATTGGAGAAGCTGTAGGTATTATTGCAGCACAGTCTATTGGAGAACCGGGAACACAGCTTACTATGAGAACATTCCATATTGGTGGTGCTGCAACAGCAAAAGCAGTTCAAACAAAACATGTGGCTTCTGTGGAAGGAACAGTCAAGTTGCTTAATGTCAAGACAGTTACTGACAAAGAAGGAAAAGTTCTTGTTATTAATAGAGATGGAGCGATAAAGATACTTGATGAAGAAGGAAAGATCAAAGAGAGATTCCCAGTTCCTTATGGAGGTATACTGAAGGTAAAAGATGGCCAAAAAGTAAAACCAGGAGATGTTCTTGTTGAGTGGGATCCGTTCTCAATTCCAATTATTGCTGAGAAATCAGGAACACTGGAACTGAGAGATGTTATCTTGGATGTTACCCTAAGAGAGGAAAGGGATAATATCACAGGAAAAACAATTATGGATATCTCATTTATGAGGCCTAAAGATGCAGTTCTCCATACTCCAAGAATGGTAGTGAAAGGAGAAGATGGAAAAGAGTATTCGTATGATTTACCGGTAAATACAATTATTATGCTTTCCAGAAATGATCTTGAGACAAAATGGGATAGATGTCTTGCATGTTCTGAAGCTGAAGAGGCAGATGTTTATCATAACTATCTTCAGGTAAAACCGGGATACAAAGTTCAGGCTGGAGATATAATAGCCAAGATACCAAGAGAAACAGCAAAGGTTAGAGATATTGTTGGAGGTCTGCCAAGGGTTGAAGAACTACTTGAGGCAAGGGAACCTAAAAATAAAGCTATTGTTTCAGAAATAGATGGTATAGTAAGAATTTACGAAGATGCAGAAGATATTATCGTTTACAACCCTATAACAGGTCAGTCTGCAACTTACGATGTTCCTAAAGATGCTCTTGTTCTTGTTAAAAACGGTCAGCATGTAAACGAAGGACAAATGCTTACAGATGATGGCTCTGTAAAGGCAGAGTTCGAAGGAATTGTGAGACTTAAATCTAAGGGTGTCAAGGTAATAGTGTTCAATAAAGATACAGGTCTGCAGAGAGAGTACTCCATTGCAAAAGGTAAGTTTATTATTGTAAAAGACGGTGAAACTGTTAAGGCTGGAGATCCTTTAACAGATGGAACACCAAATCCTCATGACATCCTTAGAATTATGGGACCTGAAGAACTGGCAAAATTCCTTGTTAAAGAAGTACAGATGGTATACAGAATGCAGGGAGTTGAGATAAATGACAAGCATTTTGAGGTGATAATAAGACAGATACTCAGAAAGGTTAAGATTGTTGATCCGGGAGATTCAAGATTCCTTCTAAATGAGATTGTAGACAAGGTAGATCTTGATGAAGAGATACAGAGGATAATAGAAGAGGGTGGAAAACCACCTAAAGCAGAACCAGTTTTAGTAGGTATTACCAAAGCTTCTCTATCTACAAGAAGCTGGATATCTGCAGCATCATTCCAGGAAACAACAAGGGTTCTCGCAGATGCAGCAGTAGAAGGAAAAGAAGATAAACTTGAAGGATTGAAGGAGAACGTAATTATCGGAAATATCGTTCCGGCAGGAACAGGTATCAGACAGTACGCAGAGATAGAAGCTATTATTCCAAGGGAAGAGATAGAAAAGCTTTCTGAATAA
- the rpsL gene encoding 30S ribosomal protein S12 has protein sequence MPTINQLVRKGRQKVKKKSKAPALEGNPQKRGVCVRVYTTTPKKPNSALRKVARVRLSNGYEVTCYIPGIGHNLQEHSIVLVRGGRVKDLPGVRYKIIRGALDAAGVKDRRQSRSKYGTKRPKE, from the coding sequence GTGCCAACAATAAACCAGCTTGTAAGGAAAGGCAGACAGAAAGTAAAGAAAAAGTCAAAAGCTCCTGCACTTGAGGGAAATCCTCAAAAAAGGGGAGTTTGTGTAAGGGTTTATACCACAACACCTAAGAAGCCTAACTCTGCTCTTAGAAAAGTTGCAAGGGTAAGACTCTCAAATGGCTACGAAGTTACCTGCTATATTCCGGGAATAGGGCATAACCTTCAGGAGCACTCTATAGTTCTCGTTAGAGGAGGAAGGGTTAAGGACTTACCGGGAGTTAGGTACAAAATAATCAGAGGTGCCCTTGATGCAGCTGGAGTTAAAGACAGAAGACAATCCCGTTCAAAATATGGAACTAAAAGACCAAAAGAATAA
- the rpsG gene encoding 30S ribosomal protein S7, which yields MPRKGPVKPREIMPDPIYKDVLVHKLINKVMKDGKKSVAEKIVYTAMKILEEKTGEDALTALHKAIENIKPVLEVRPRRVGGSTYQVPMEVPPRRQISLALRWLVEAARNRSGKGNYTMIEKLSNELFDAYNNRGAAVKKKEDTHRMAEANKAFAHYRW from the coding sequence ATGCCAAGGAAAGGACCTGTAAAACCCAGAGAGATTATGCCAGACCCGATATACAAGGATGTTCTGGTTCATAAGCTTATAAATAAAGTAATGAAAGATGGTAAAAAGTCAGTTGCTGAAAAAATAGTTTACACTGCAATGAAAATTCTCGAAGAAAAAACAGGAGAAGACGCTTTAACAGCGTTGCACAAGGCTATAGAAAATATAAAGCCCGTCCTTGAGGTAAGACCAAGAAGGGTAGGTGGTTCTACATATCAGGTTCCTATGGAAGTTCCACCAAGAAGACAGATCTCTCTTGCCCTTAGATGGCTTGTTGAGGCTGCAAGAAACAGAAGTGGAAAAGGGAATTACACAATGATTGAAAAACTTTCAAACGAACTTTTTGATGCCTACAATAATAGAGGTGCAGCAGTTAAGAAAAAAGAAGATACACACAGAATGGCTGAAGCCAATAAAGCTTTTGCCCATTACAGATGGTAA
- the fusA gene encoding elongation factor G, which translates to MARQVPIEKLRNIGIVAHIDAGKTTTTERILFYTGKTYKIGEVHEGAATMDWMEQEKERGITITSATTAAYWKGHQLNIIDTPGHVDFGVEVVRSMKALDGIVFVFSSVEAVQPQSEANWRWADKFGVPRIAFVNKMDRVGADFFKVYEDIIEKLGARPVPIQVPIGKEDSFEGVVDLFEMKAYIWRGDELGAKYDVTEDIPADVKPVAEEWREKMIEAIVETDEELMEKYLEGEELSVDELKKALRKATISRELVPMLCGSAFKNKGVQPLLDAVIDFLPSPVDMPPVKGVNPNTGDEEERYPSDEEPFCALAFKVMADPYAGQLTYFRVYSGVVKAGDTVLIANKNKKVRVGRILRMHANQREEITEVYAGDIAAAVGLDTVTGDTLSDVNHPIVLESMEFPEPVIAMAIEPKTKSDQEKLSQVLNKFMKEDPTFKVTVDPETNQTLIHGMGELHLEIMVDRMKREYGIEVNVGKPQVAYKETIKSKAVGEGKFIRQSGGRGQYGHAIIEIEPLEGKEYEFVDKIVGGVIPKEYIPAVDAGIQEAMQNGIVAGYPVIGVKATLFDGSFHEVDSSEIAFKIAGSMAFREAAKKANPVLLEPIMFVEVDTPEEYMGDVMGDLSKRRGRILGSEKKGTTITIRAEVPLAEMFGYATDLRSLTQGRATFSMVFEKYEEVPKNIADEIAGERAKATS; encoded by the coding sequence ATGGCAAGGCAAGTGCCTATTGAAAAATTAAGAAACATAGGGATAGTTGCCCACATTGATGCAGGAAAGACGACAACAACAGAGAGAATACTGTTTTATACAGGAAAAACATACAAGATAGGTGAAGTGCACGAAGGTGCAGCCACTATGGACTGGATGGAACAGGAAAAAGAGAGAGGTATTACAATAACCTCTGCTACGACAGCTGCTTATTGGAAAGGACATCAGCTTAATATTATTGATACACCGGGACACGTTGATTTTGGAGTTGAAGTTGTTCGTTCTATGAAGGCCTTAGATGGAATAGTATTCGTATTTTCTTCTGTTGAAGCTGTTCAACCGCAGTCAGAGGCAAACTGGAGATGGGCGGATAAATTTGGAGTTCCAAGAATAGCATTTGTTAACAAAATGGATAGAGTTGGTGCAGATTTCTTCAAAGTGTATGAAGACATTATAGAAAAATTAGGTGCAAGACCTGTTCCTATACAGGTTCCTATAGGAAAAGAGGACAGTTTTGAAGGTGTTGTAGACCTTTTTGAGATGAAAGCATATATATGGAGAGGCGACGAGTTAGGGGCTAAATACGACGTTACAGAAGACATTCCGGCAGATGTAAAGCCTGTGGCTGAAGAATGGCGTGAAAAGATGATCGAAGCTATAGTTGAAACAGATGAAGAGCTGATGGAAAAATACCTTGAAGGAGAAGAGTTATCAGTTGACGAACTGAAAAAAGCTCTCAGAAAAGCTACTATAAGCAGAGAACTTGTTCCAATGCTCTGTGGTTCAGCATTTAAAAATAAAGGAGTACAGCCACTCCTTGATGCTGTTATAGATTTTCTTCCTTCACCTGTAGATATGCCACCTGTTAAAGGTGTTAATCCAAACACAGGAGACGAAGAAGAAAGATATCCTTCTGATGAAGAGCCGTTCTGTGCCCTTGCATTTAAAGTGATGGCAGATCCTTATGCAGGACAGTTAACATACTTCAGAGTCTATTCAGGAGTGGTAAAAGCTGGAGATACTGTCCTGATTGCCAACAAAAACAAGAAAGTAAGGGTTGGTAGAATTCTGAGAATGCATGCCAACCAGAGAGAAGAAATAACAGAAGTTTATGCAGGGGATATAGCTGCTGCTGTTGGTCTTGATACTGTAACAGGAGACACACTTTCTGATGTAAATCATCCGATAGTCCTTGAATCTATGGAATTCCCAGAACCTGTTATCGCAATGGCTATAGAACCTAAAACAAAATCAGATCAGGAAAAGCTTTCTCAGGTTTTAAATAAATTTATGAAAGAAGACCCTACATTTAAAGTTACTGTAGATCCAGAAACAAATCAGACATTAATTCACGGTATGGGGGAGCTTCACCTTGAGATTATGGTTGACAGGATGAAAAGAGAGTACGGTATAGAGGTAAATGTAGGTAAACCTCAGGTTGCGTATAAAGAAACTATAAAATCAAAAGCTGTTGGAGAAGGTAAGTTCATCAGGCAGTCTGGTGGTAGAGGTCAGTACGGTCACGCTATTATCGAGATAGAGCCTCTCGAAGGAAAAGAGTATGAGTTTGTAGATAAAATTGTTGGAGGAGTAATCCCTAAAGAGTACATTCCTGCAGTTGATGCCGGTATACAGGAAGCTATGCAGAACGGTATAGTAGCTGGATATCCTGTAATCGGAGTAAAGGCTACACTGTTTGACGGATCATTCCACGAGGTAGACTCTTCGGAAATCGCATTTAAGATAGCCGGTTCTATGGCATTCAGGGAAGCAGCTAAAAAAGCAAATCCAGTTCTTTTAGAACCTATAATGTTTGTTGAGGTCGATACTCCTGAGGAATATATGGGAGATGTTATGGGAGACCTCTCAAAAAGAAGAGGTAGGATCTTAGGTTCTGAGAAAAAAGGAACAACTATAACAATTAGAGCAGAAGTTCCACTTGCAGAAATGTTTGGTTATGCAACAGATCTCAGATCTTTAACTCAAGGTAGAGCAACATTCTCTATGGTATTTGAGAAATACGAAGAAGTTCCAAAGAATATCGCCGATGAAATAGCAGGCGAAAGAGCAAAAGCTACAAGCTAA
- the tuf gene encoding elongation factor Tu: protein MAREKFERKKEHVNVGTIGHVDHGKTTLTAAITYVLSKKGLAQFIGYGDIDKAPEERDRGITINITHVEYETEKRHYAHVDCPGHADYIKNMITGAAQMDGAILVVSAADGPMPQTREHVLLARQVNVPYIVVFLNKCDMVDDEELLELVELEVRELLNKYEFPGDDVPVIRGSALGALNDEEKWVKSIEELLDAMDNYIPTPERATDKPFLMAIEDVFTISGRGTVVTGRVERGTLKVGDEVEIVGLSDEIRKTVVTGIEMFRKTLDEAVAGDNVGVLLRGIGKDEVERGQVLAAPGTITPHKKFKAQVYILSKEEGGRHTPFFLGYRPQFYIRTADITGTVVELPEGQEMVMPGDNVELTVELMEPVAIEEQMRFAIREGGRTVGAGVVTKIIE from the coding sequence ATGGCGAGAGAGAAATTTGAGAGGAAGAAGGAGCACGTAAACGTAGGGACAATAGGTCACGTAGACCACGGTAAGACAACATTAACGGCAGCGATTACATACGTATTATCAAAGAAAGGGCTTGCGCAGTTTATAGGATACGGGGATATAGACAAGGCACCAGAGGAGAGAGACAGAGGAATCACAATTAACATCACACACGTAGAGTACGAGACAGAGAAGAGACACTATGCCCACGTAGACTGTCCAGGGCACGCAGACTACATCAAGAACATGATAACAGGTGCTGCCCAGATGGACGGAGCGATATTAGTGGTATCAGCGGCAGACGGTCCAATGCCACAGACAAGGGAGCACGTACTTTTAGCGAGACAGGTTAACGTGCCATACATAGTAGTATTTTTAAATAAATGCGATATGGTAGACGATGAGGAGCTTTTAGAGCTTGTAGAGCTTGAAGTAAGGGAGCTATTAAACAAGTACGAATTTCCAGGGGACGACGTACCAGTGATAAGAGGGTCAGCTCTTGGGGCATTAAACGACGAGGAGAAATGGGTTAAGTCCATAGAAGAGCTGTTAGATGCGATGGACAACTACATACCAACACCAGAGAGGGCGACAGACAAACCATTCCTGATGGCAATAGAGGACGTATTTACTATATCAGGAAGGGGTACAGTAGTAACAGGGAGAGTAGAGAGAGGAACACTGAAAGTAGGGGATGAAGTAGAGATAGTAGGGCTGTCAGACGAGATAAGGAAGACAGTAGTAACAGGTATAGAGATGTTCAGGAAGACATTAGACGAGGCAGTGGCAGGGGACAACGTAGGAGTACTGCTAAGGGGAATAGGAAAGGACGAAGTAGAGAGGGGACAGGTATTGGCGGCGCCAGGTACAATAACACCACACAAGAAATTCAAGGCACAGGTATATATACTTTCTAAGGAAGAAGGAGGAAGGCACACACCATTTTTCCTTGGATACAGGCCACAGTTTTACATCAGGACAGCAGATATAACAGGTACTGTAGTAGAGCTGCCAGAAGGGCAGGAGATGGTAATGCCAGGGGACAATGTAGAGTTAACAGTAGAGTTAATGGAGCCGGTAGCTATAGAGGAGCAGATGAGATTTGCTATCAGGGAAGGTGGTAGAACTGTCGGTGCCGGTGTTGTTACTAAAATAATTGAGTAA
- the rpsJ gene encoding 30S ribosomal protein S10, translating to MQEKIRIKLKAFDHKVLDQSVKQIIDTVKRSGGVIKGPIPLPTQRKIWCVHRSPHKFEQSREHFEMRIHKRLIDIENATPQTIEALMDISLPAGVDVEIKLS from the coding sequence ATGCAGGAGAAGATAAGAATAAAGCTAAAGGCTTTTGATCATAAAGTTTTAGACCAATCTGTGAAACAAATAATAGATACAGTTAAAAGAAGTGGTGGGGTTATAAAAGGCCCCATTCCTCTTCCCACCCAGAGAAAAATATGGTGTGTACACAGATCACCCCACAAATTTGAACAGTCAAGGGAACATTTTGAGATGAGAATTCATAAAAGACTTATAGATATAGAGAATGCAACACCTCAAACAATAGAAGCTTTAATGGACATCAGCCTGCCTGCAGGTGTTGATGTAGAAATAAAATTAAGCTAA
- the rplC gene encoding 50S ribosomal protein L3 produces the protein MPKGIIGKKIGMTRVFVEDKAIPVTVIQVEPNYVVNIRTPEKDGYSAVVLGSGTKKEKRTPKPMKAIFEKAGVKPLKTLAEFPLKEGEEVQLGQEIKIEDVFEKGDLVDITGKSKGRGFASAMKRWDFSGFKKSHGSRYHRAIGSIGACSDPGRVWKTKRMPGHYGNENITVQGLEIVDIIPEKNVILVKGSVPGHTNTILKIKASVIANRRKGKRKLERAKAAYAS, from the coding sequence ATGCCAAAGGGCATAATCGGTAAGAAGATAGGTATGACAAGGGTTTTTGTTGAAGATAAAGCGATTCCGGTAACGGTAATACAGGTAGAACCTAACTATGTTGTAAATATAAGAACACCAGAAAAAGATGGTTACTCAGCTGTTGTACTTGGATCAGGTACAAAAAAAGAAAAAAGAACACCAAAACCTATGAAAGCTATTTTTGAGAAAGCCGGAGTTAAACCTTTAAAAACTCTGGCAGAGTTTCCTCTGAAAGAAGGAGAGGAAGTTCAGTTAGGACAGGAAATCAAAATTGAGGATGTATTTGAAAAAGGAGATCTGGTTGATATTACAGGAAAATCAAAAGGTAGAGGATTTGCTTCAGCAATGAAAAGATGGGATTTTTCAGGATTTAAAAAATCCCACGGTTCAAGATATCACAGAGCAATCGGTTCTATAGGTGCATGCTCTGATCCTGGAAGGGTATGGAAAACTAAAAGAATGCCGGGACACTACGGAAATGAGAATATAACAGTTCAGGGTCTGGAGATTGTGGATATAATTCCAGAAAAGAATGTGATACTGGTTAAAGGTTCTGTTCCAGGTCATACAAATACAATCTTGAAAATAAAAGCTTCTGTAATTGCAAACAGAAGAAAAGGCAAAAGAAAGTTAGAAAGAGCAAAAGCAGCTTATGCTTCTTAA
- the rplD gene encoding 50S ribosomal protein L4 — protein MEANVVNVKKENVGTIELKDSIFNTEVKEHTVWEVIKWQLASRRAGTASTKTRAEVRGSRRKILPQKGTGNARHGDRKANIFVGGGVAHGPHPRDYYYALPKKVRKKALKGVLSMKLKDGELTVIEDFSFEEPKTKKAIEVLKNFGLDQSKVLLVLSEKDDNVMKSFRNIPKAKVLLVDGLNTYDILNADHVLVTKSAAEKINERLG, from the coding sequence ATGGAAGCTAATGTAGTTAATGTGAAAAAAGAAAATGTTGGAACGATAGAACTTAAAGATTCTATCTTTAATACAGAAGTCAAAGAACATACAGTATGGGAAGTTATCAAATGGCAGCTTGCCTCAAGGAGAGCAGGAACTGCCTCTACAAAAACAAGAGCAGAAGTAAGAGGTTCCAGAAGAAAGATACTACCACAGAAAGGGACAGGAAATGCAAGACACGGGGATAGAAAAGCAAATATATTTGTAGGTGGTGGAGTAGCCCACGGTCCTCATCCGAGAGATTATTACTATGCTCTTCCAAAAAAAGTGAGAAAGAAAGCACTAAAAGGTGTTCTTTCAATGAAACTTAAAGATGGAGAGCTTACTGTAATAGAGGATTTTTCATTTGAAGAGCCGAAAACAAAAAAAGCAATTGAAGTCCTAAAGAACTTTGGTTTAGACCAGTCTAAAGTTTTACTCGTGCTTTCAGAAAAAGATGACAATGTGATGAAATCTTTCAGAAATATACCTAAAGCAAAAGTTCTCCTTGTAGATGGTTTAAACACTTACGACATACTAAATGCTGACCATGTTCTTGTAACAAAATCTGCAGCTGAAAAAATCAATGAGAGGTTAGGATAA
- the rplW gene encoding 50S ribosomal protein L23 has protein sequence MSVKTPYDILIRPVLTEKAVNLNEKENKLVFEVAMDANKIEIKKAVEEIFGVKVKEVRTMIVKPKQKRVGFGKPGYTKKWKKAIVRIESEKPINIAELI, from the coding sequence ATGAGTGTAAAAACACCTTACGATATACTAATCCGTCCTGTTCTAACAGAAAAAGCTGTCAATCTTAATGAAAAGGAAAACAAGCTGGTTTTCGAAGTTGCTATGGACGCAAATAAGATAGAGATAAAAAAAGCTGTTGAAGAGATATTTGGTGTAAAAGTAAAAGAAGTAAGAACGATGATAGTAAAACCAAAACAAAAAAGAGTAGGTTTCGGAAAACCAGGATATACAAAGAAATGGAAAAAAGCGATAGTAAGAATAGAATCTGAAAAACCAATAAATATAGCAGAATTAATATAG